The DNA region aggcataaatattatatacaagatTTTGTCATAcaaatatagaattaaaacGGCTGCACCGTCTCCTGATGGAACAGTCGAACGCAAACCTTTCCGACTTTTTAACACattgaatgtataaaatattaaagtaataaatacgaATCTATTTCTAAGTGATCTGTGTGTCTAAATGTAGACATGAAAATATATCATCGATTATAAGACCAtgcaaaaaagtatatattccTAACtacattataattactttGACTTCAAAGTTGATTCCTGTGAGGCTACGAAGAATTCGACTTCATGGTTAATTTCTACACAATTAAAGACAATAGCCCATAAattctcattttattttacaacattaCATTGAAATGTATCAAGCTTTTTTGCATATATACGGATCTAAAATAACAGTTAGTtacatttaattcattaagaaaaaatagttcacaatattaaaaaaatggtgcAGGTCACCACCATATTTTTGGAAGACTGAAAAATGGAaagaaagtataaaaatatcgtAATTCTTAGTAGCTATATTaagaagatttttttaaaatgagattatatgttttttcaaCTATTAACCGCAATGGTATTTTTCTTAGATTTGATCcagataaatttcaaatttgtttaattgtcataaaaacaccaaaatgtttaatgaaggcaatataaaacaaaatgattttgttctgtaattctttattataataaatattttgtttagattttgCTAGATCatgactattttttaataatttataaatataccttAAAACAGGTTCAAATTTtgtctttcaaaatattttgaagtggaGCAAAAAAGCATATAGGTATATcactaataaaagttttgaaGAAGCATCGAATGTATAATAATGTTACTGAAGATAAAGTAACTTTCAGATAATGAGTCACTGAAATTCGTaggtatttacaattattgataGAAAACTTGATCAATATTCAGTAATGGAAATacatataaagtaaaattctaaaacttcgggagttaattttattctctaaTGTCTAAAAATTGAAAGCTTTGATGAAAGTTACATTTCTGGGACTGTCattgacataaattttatgtatatcatAAGTTTCCATGTAACATAAGGATAGTATCAGAGACAACATATTTCTGTATATCTCTAGATAGTTGGTGTTATGGCTAGTCATCTCTGATGTTACACTTATTTCATTTGAGCTCGAATATAACCTTTGACTATGGCAATCAAAGAACCATTACCTCATCAGTTTCCATTGTCTACTATCTTTAAAAGATCACAAGAAAATTAAGAGAATAAGATGtcctatataaaattgtacacCTGACTTCTTAATATACTACTTTTGTTggattaatattgtaaaaattctcATTTGTTAACCATCAGgtgaaaatatgataaaaaaaaaataaaaaatgatcccgataaaatataaataaaaaattattataaaatgtgatcCGCGATCTACAATTTTAGAACCTACCTACCTACCTACTAACGTACATTATcacgaaaatatattttacattagaaataacttaatttaaaattgcattaatCTGCAGCTTcgtaaacacattaaaaatcacaataatataatatttaccacATCGAAAACGTTCGAACTGAATGTGAAATGAATGTCAATAGCATACAGTTCAAATGGCTTTGCAACTGTAGCTACTGAGAGTCGAACTAAAAGAAAAGGTCAtctatatattaaatgtgGTGGTGAGGCGCAGCCGGGGAGTTGACGGCTGCGGCCTGCGGTGAAGGCGGAGTTGGAGTTGTGCTCGGGCCACTTTCGGATGAGGCCGATGAATGACTCACGCTCTGACCTTGTGCCGGCCAGTTTCCTTGTTCCACCTGCAATCGTTGGTGGGCTTGTTGCCGAGCCCTAAATTCGGCGGCCTTCAGCTGCTCCAAATGGAATTGTTGCCTTTCAGTTATTAGCTGTTGTCTCTGATATTCCAGACCTTCTCTTTCTTTCTCCATGGTGGTTTCCAGCtcttcaaaatgcctcaatTTGATCTCGAGCTTTTTCATTTGAGTTTCCACCAGCAAGGCCACCAAAGATTTAATCTTTCTTTCTTCTACTGCCGCCAAGTGTTTGGCTTTTACGGCGGCGGCGGCCAAGGCGGCAGCAGCGGCACTCTGCATATCGCTTTCTTTAATTCCTTTGTCTCCTTTTAAGTCATCGTTGGATTTATCTTTGTCCTCTGATGGTTCTGCTTTAACAGCGTCATCCAACTTTTTATCATCCTTTTCTTCTTTAATCTCCATTTCCTTCTTGATCTCCTCATCTTTATCCGGAATTGTGCCAGCTATCCCTGTGAGTGAAAGGTTTGCTGTCGCATCAAACTTCCCCTCAATGGACGAAGCCtcgacattttttaaatgtgcgTCCATCACCGAAGCTGGAACTTCGTCTTTGATATTGGCAAATTCAGTCATTGCCGACTTGGCTGCAGCAGCTGCGACCCTAGGGTCAACGATTGAGGCAAGAAAAGCAACTGTTGACATTATTGGATTACCAGCTTTACTGAATGGTATCGGTTGATACGCTAGAGGACCGAGGGCACTGCCTGCTTCTGGGTCTTCCAGATAGGGGTCTTCAATTGGTAATCTCAGGAAATGAAGGATACACTCATCCTGTGTCCTAGAACCTACATGTTCACAAACCTTATTCCAATCATCTTTGTACATTTCTAATCCCTCTAAGAGAAGCAAAGTTTCTTGTTCAGTCCAATCTCTTGTTAATGAAGCAGCACTTTTGTTTCTTAGTGCCGCTGGTTTCTTAGCGTATTGATCAAGCTTCAATCCAAACGTAGAAAGTTCACCTGGCTCTGGCTTTTTGATGTCTTGGGATTTGTCCAAGTCCAGCAATGTTTTAGCTGCGCTTGGTTGTGGTGTTTTTGGAGGATTAACAGGCTGCAAACCTGAAGGTGTATCTGATAAGATGTGGAAGTGTGATGTTGGGGGTGGTCCCATGGGTGTAGGTCTTGACTCTGTGTCTACTTGATAGTTAATTAGGCCCCATTGTTCCAAAAATGCGTGCACCCTCATAATAGCACAAACATCACCTGCTAAATTTCTTCTGCAGGCTGTACTAGTGATGTATTCAGTAGGATTTAATCTGTATGTGTCCAACATGAAGTTCCTATATGCTAAATATATCTCGGGAGTTTTCGACTTATTCTTACCATTAAAGAATTCAGGCATTGCTCGTTTCTCCACCTCGTGGATGGCGTTATAATCGAACCAAGAGGAGTATGATGGAATTATTATGTGGTGAGTTTGTTCAGTGACATTATCTTCTTGTCCATCATCTTGGGTGTTACTGTCACTTTTAGCAGTCTGTGAGTCTTCGCCTTTATCATCAGTCTCGTCTAACTCAATCAATGAGCCACCTTTCAGTGGTTGAAGTTCGTGATCTTTTTTAGTGAGAATTTGATTTGGAGCGGCGGGATTTACTTCCACAATGTTGGGTTCCGGTATGGGGTCTTCCATGTCTTTCGTCAAGTCTTCAGCTTCATCGTCCGGCTTCGATTTCTTGCAGATGGCTGGGCTTCGGCCGCTTTTGCGCTTGCCAGCCTTGGAAGGAGGAGATGGTGATCTCttccttttttgttttttcctaaaagattaaaaatctgatctaatatttaaaaaaatgaaacacagCTTACTTATCGGGGTTCATCAGGTCTTCAACTGACATCCTTTGTGgatgtattttctttttgCCCATTTCGTCAACTTCATAGTCCTCTTCAGCCATCCATTCGTTGTACTGATCAGTCTCATACACCCACAGGTAGGTTATCCTCCATGGGCCAATGTGGGGGCTCATGGGCTCGATAATTATCGAGTCCAAACCATTCGCTTCGACGTTTATCCAAGAGTCGAACGAG from Aethina tumida isolate Nest 87 chromosome 1, icAetTumi1.1, whole genome shotgun sequence includes:
- the LOC109603682 gene encoding SWI/SNF complex subunit SMARCC2 isoform X1, with amino-acid sequence MLSLGPKMDGSPNTKYFECNETLAALEGVRLWLQKNGKKYVSSDPLTNRVIAALTIQLMQFQEDFLGKNSQKPLMTRIPVRYFLDFKPGGGLCHLLLAAYRFKCEHGWRKFELPTGKTNSNKVERVFDMFQAMEKTLIQNKLYTPPIVYIKPDIDKSITQKIKEIVRKRNGQIVESEENATHIVYGPTDPLKEEYARPLFKRDKNLMMHWYYFPSSFDSWINVEANGLDSIIIEPMSPHIGPWRITYLWVYETDQYNEWMAEEDYEVDEMGKKKIHPQRMSVEDLMNPDKKKQKRKRSPSPPSKAGKRKSGRSPAICKKSKPDDEAEDLTKDMEDPIPEPNIVEVNPAAPNQILTKKDHELQPLKGGSLIELDETDDKGEDSQTAKSDSNTQDDGQEDNVTEQTHHIIIPSYSSWFDYNAIHEVEKRAMPEFFNGKNKSKTPEIYLAYRNFMLDTYRLNPTEYITSTACRRNLAGDVCAIMRVHAFLEQWGLINYQVDTESRPTPMGPPPTSHFHILSDTPSGLQPVNPPKTPQPSAAKTLLDLDKSQDIKKPEPGELSTFGLKLDQYAKKPAALRNKSAASLTRDWTEQETLLLLEGLEMYKDDWNKVCEHVGSRTQDECILHFLRLPIEDPYLEDPEAGSALGPLAYQPIPFSKAGNPIMSTVAFLASIVDPRVAAAAAKSAMTEFANIKDEVPASVMDAHLKNVEASSIEGKFDATANLSLTGIAGTIPDKDEEIKKEMEIKEEKDDKKLDDAVKAEPSEDKDKSNDDLKGDKGIKESDMQSAAAAALAAAAVKAKHLAAVEERKIKSLVALLVETQMKKLEIKLRHFEELETTMEKEREGLEYQRQQLITERQQFHLEQLKAAEFRARQQAHQRLQVEQGNWPAQGQSVSHSSASSESGPSTTPTPPSPQAAAVNSPAAPHHHI
- the LOC109603682 gene encoding SWI/SNF complex subunit SMARCC2 isoform X2 — translated: MLSLGPKMDGSPNTKYFECNETLAALEGVRLWLQKNGKKYVSSDPLTNRVIAALTIQLMQFQEDFLGKNSQKPLMTRIPVRYFLDFKPGGGLCHLLLAAYRFKCEHGWRKFELPTGKTNSNKVERVFDMFQAMEKTLIQNKLYTPPIVYIKPDIDKSITQKIKEIVRKRNGQIVESEENATHIVYGPTDPLKEEYARPLFKRDKNLMMHWYYFPSSFDSWINVEANGLDSIIIEPMSPHIGPWRITYLWVYETDQYNEWMAEEDYEVDEMGKKKIHPQRMSVEDLMNPDKKRSPSPPSKAGKRKSGRSPAICKKSKPDDEAEDLTKDMEDPIPEPNIVEVNPAAPNQILTKKDHELQPLKGGSLIELDETDDKGEDSQTAKSDSNTQDDGQEDNVTEQTHHIIIPSYSSWFDYNAIHEVEKRAMPEFFNGKNKSKTPEIYLAYRNFMLDTYRLNPTEYITSTACRRNLAGDVCAIMRVHAFLEQWGLINYQVDTESRPTPMGPPPTSHFHILSDTPSGLQPVNPPKTPQPSAAKTLLDLDKSQDIKKPEPGELSTFGLKLDQYAKKPAALRNKSAASLTRDWTEQETLLLLEGLEMYKDDWNKVCEHVGSRTQDECILHFLRLPIEDPYLEDPEAGSALGPLAYQPIPFSKAGNPIMSTVAFLASIVDPRVAAAAAKSAMTEFANIKDEVPASVMDAHLKNVEASSIEGKFDATANLSLTGIAGTIPDKDEEIKKEMEIKEEKDDKKLDDAVKAEPSEDKDKSNDDLKGDKGIKESDMQSAAAAALAAAAVKAKHLAAVEERKIKSLVALLVETQMKKLEIKLRHFEELETTMEKEREGLEYQRQQLITERQQFHLEQLKAAEFRARQQAHQRLQVEQGNWPAQGQSVSHSSASSESGPSTTPTPPSPQAAAVNSPAAPHHHI